A window of Phaseolus vulgaris cultivar G19833 chromosome 4, P. vulgaris v2.0, whole genome shotgun sequence genomic DNA:
GTCTGAATCCTTATATATGCATAAAAAGTTGTTCTTAGACGGGCAAAAATTGAAAGGAAGGGTAAAAAACAGCAGGGAGTAGGATGTGGTAGCGCAGGTGTTTGTAGGTGCTGCTTTGTATCTGTACAATCAGGTTATGCATCACAGcatagtttttctttttatggCTCTATGTCTTAGATGAAAGGCTAGGAAGGTAGTTTTATTTTCCAGGGCAAGAAGGTATGCCGCAGGCGAAAGAAACAGGGGTGACTATGAAAGAGGAGGACAAGGCCGTATCCAATGCAGGAATGAAGGGACTGGTGTTTCAGCAATAGATGTTTGGCTCTGGGCAGCAGCATGATGGCAAAAGGGTGTGAAGGTTTGAAGGAGAGTATAAACAATATGCAtgcttttctttgctgtttttgATAAAGCTTGTTGTGTTTTATTGCCATAGCAGAATGACTTTGTTCCTATCACTGTGGGAACAATTTCTTATGAGGCCATGGTTCTATACAAAGGGAAGAGAGTGATAGCATCTTTGGGTGATGATACAGAGGTTTGCATGTAAGGAAGTTAGTGGTTTTTTGTACGTGTGGGTTGGTCTCGGTGGATGGAGGAGTCATTTTGGGGCCACTTGTCACAGGAATAGGAATCCCTCAGGTCACAACTGCTATAGCCTATATCCACTTCTGCAGTGACATCCTGATGAAAAACACCTAGAGCGATTACTGGAAGTGAAGTGAAGAAGACATTGTAAAATGACATGTACCAATTATTGTAAGCAAAGCATATGCCTCAAACCAAAAAAGGGTAAATCCAAATGCAatgtttttattgtaaaaatagCATATCTGCATATCACCAACGCATTCTGCTGTCATGCTGGGAATAGTACAATACAGGGTTTGTATAGATACACAAGTAATAACAAATTAGCTATTTTATGATACATGTGTTTACTGGAAGGTTATGGAACAAGTCAACAAATAGTTGTTAAGTCTTCCATTGACATTCAGAACTAAACAGAACTACAGAGTCTGATAAAAGTGAGCTTAAAAGGAGCAAACAGGGGGAAGCCAAACTCCAAAAAGGAGCGAATGGAAGATGCTGCATTGAAGTGATTAATTCTGTGACAAGTGCTACAATCGTGCCACTGCAAGCTAGGTAGAAGGAATGTCAATGAGGTGGTGGAGATAACCAATATTTTGGTGTATTTTTTTGTAGCTGCAATTTGCAGTGCTTATAGCATTCCAATACGAGCACGGTGCTAGCTGGAATAGGATGTCTAGCTTATGCACTTCTGGGGTGTTTGTTCATCTCTTTATTCTTGGAGATCCTTAATGTGGTTTGGtttatgtaaaagggttgggataccccttttgtatccctcttaatttaatttcattctttgttgataaaaaaaaaaaaagtgtgacTTTGGAAGAGATGTGGAAGAAATAAGGTACAAAGAAACGCATAACACCCAAAAGGGTAACATCTCCTGTAAACAAGATAGTGTGATTAACTCATTAACTTCAAAATCAAGACCCCAAAAAAGAATGTACATCTGCATACAAATTTTATAGAGCTGCATATTTAGATTTTTCCAATTAAAGTGCAGTGCTAAAGCTTCAGAACACAATGCTAATTGCATTCACTGCTACCTCCATGTTTAGATTAAAAATATGCGAAATTAAACAAACTtaagataaattattattgagCCATATTGATTAAAGGAGATTCTGCAATGGGGTTGGAGTAGCTACAACTTGAATTGAGTATGCTGAGTGAGTGATGTAGTTGATGAATGATAAAGCACATGTCTCTGCCATTAATCGAAAAGGTACAAAGATATTGTGGAAAATTCGAACCTGTTGAAGAGGCAAACAAATTGAAATAGGTGCACGCCTAATTTTGAACTTCTGACTCATCTTATCACCAAACATCCAGTTCTTGGATGTGAGCAATCTTTGTCCAGTCTTCCCCATCTGGATTCTGACAACGCTCCTTCAGCAATGGACAATCCCATATTGCAAGAGAAGAGATGGATTTAGGGAGACCCTCCGCTGGTAAGCTTTGAAGGCTGGGACAATTAAGAAGTGTGAGAGAGGAGAGGTGGCAGAGACCCTTGTAGTGCATCTTTTTAAGATTTGGGCAATGATTGATTCGTAGAGAGGTGATAGAGGGTGGTAGCAAAACTTCATCGGGAAAAAACTCCACGTCCAAATTTCCAATACACAAGCTTTCAAGACATTTCAAGCTCTCTCTCAAGGAGGCGATAAGTTTTAAACATGAAAGAgacatttcttttatatttaacgGAAAACCTCGATCTGGGAACAACTCAACTTCTGGACACTTAGTTATATACAGAGCAGTAAGGGACGAAAACCGGATTTCCATGGGTTTGGGAAACAGGAATGATTTAAATTGAGGGCAATCATGAATATATAGATTCATGAGATGATTATGAGCGTACTCCTGTGAAATTCTTCTTAGGTTTTGGCAGTCTATCAGTTTAAGAGAACAGAGCTTTGGAAAGAAATGTAGTCGAAAGATGCCATCAGTATGCGATGTGTCCATACTGTTTCCGCTAATTCTGAGCTCATCACTAACAACTACTTTCGTACCTTTCAGTTTCGGACATTTAAACACAAGAAGCTGTCGAAGACGTGGAAAAGAAGTAGTTTTACACTCCCATTCTTCCCATTCCTTCATATTCTGGAATTCCAAGCAATCCAAGGATGCAAACGAAGAGTTGCTCCCATAAAATTCAGCACCAACGCTCACTATTCCATCAAACCCTTCAATCTCAAGGGTCTTCAGTGATGACAAAAGTCCAAGGGGAGGCAAACATAGGCAATATTTACAGTCCTCCAACTTTAAGAACACCAGATTTGATAACGAATTATCGAATACCCAACTTGGGAATTCTGTACCACTGTAGTTCCTCATTGACAAATTCTCCAAGAGATTGGAAGGTTGTAGATTCTGAAGTacttccttttctttccttgGATCATCAGGGATGTGGTCCGACTTCCAATCTAATTCTAGCTCCACAAGGTGTTTATCTTTCACATTTGCTTCTAATGCATCCAAAGGATTCAAAATATTCTGCACGTCATTGATTGATAGCCTTCCATGAAGATTGAGTCCTCCTAGTTGCTTAGTACCTAGCTCACTATTTCTGTCCACGAAAAATGTACTCAGTACTTGAAGATTCTTCAATTCTCCAAAATGCATTGGCAACTTTGACACTCTTGTACCTTCAAATTCCAGGCAACGCAATTTGGTAAGTTTATGCAAATTTATGGGCAATTCCTCCAAAATGAAACAATAGTTCAACTTCAATATTAGTAAGTTATAGAGCAAACATATTGAGTCAGGTAGCTTTGTATCGTAGTACGTGAAAGATCTAACGAATGAAGATGTTTAAGATCAGCTACAGAATCCGGGACCTCTCTAATGTCTGAACAACCAAAGAAAGATAACACGCGTATAAACTTAATCTTGGAAAACAAATCATGTAGGGAAATCTTGAAATTCCAATCGTGAGTCAAAACTTGTGAGATAGGAAGAAATGAACGAAGTCTTTTAGCATCTGTTAAACTCCCAAAACCATCAAAACTTTTGACATCATCgaaatcaaatgaaaaatgaCGAGTTGTTTTCTGTATACATTGGCCTTTATCAAATTTCAACCTGAAACAGAAATCCGCACAAACATATTTTGCCAAATCATTCATAAGGTCATGCATGAGGAAACGTCTCCCGAAACCTGAATGTTGAAAGAAAGACCTTGACAAAAGATCATTGAAGTACTCTTCACCAACTTCTTCTGGATGTCTAATATGTTGTGGACTTTGTAGAAAATTTTGCGCCATCCACAACAAAATTAACTCCTCCTTCACAAACTCATAATCTTTGGGGAATAAGGCACAATAAGCAAAGCACCTTTTAAGATGAGAAGGAAGATAGCGATAGCTCAAAAATAACGCAGGAATAATTTCACTGTGTTCTTTTGGTAACTCCCATATCTCACTTTCCAATATGTTCTTCCAATCTGAAACGGATGACTTTGTGCGTAAAAGACATCCAATTGTTTTCAAAGCTAAAGGTAATCCCTTGCACCTCTCAACTATCCTTCCACCAATCTCCTTTAGCTCATCATTCAATTCAAGATCACCATCTTTTAATGcatgattttcaaaaactttccagcaTTCATCCTCTCCTAATTGCTTTAGAAGATGCACTTTAGACCTCATGCTAGAAGCAACTTTCTCACTGCGAGTTGTGACAAGAATTCTACTTCCTGGAGCCCCGTAGCTAAGAGGAGTTCGCACAGCTTCCCATTCTGCTGGTCTTTCGTTCCAAACATCATCCAAAACAAGAAGAAACTTCTTTCCTGACAATTTTTCTTTCAGATTTTTGTGAACCATTTCTAGGTTCCCACTGTCATCTTTTTTATTTGTGATTGCCTCAAGAATTTGTCTTGTCACTGtcaaaacatgaaaatgatCAGAAACACAGACCCATGCTTTGATATCAAATTTTGCATCCTCGATCTTTGGGTCACTGTACACATGCTGGGCGAGTGTGGTCTTACCCAAGCCACCCATGCCCACAATGGAAAGTATTGATGGGTGGTTAGGATTGTCGGTTTCAGATGTGAGCCAATTAATGATTATATCTTTGTCAGCATCTCTGCCGTAAATAACACTTTCAACCACCAAAGAAGATGATGGCAATTTCAGTGGCACGTTACTACCTGATCCATCACCAGAATAAGTACCCTCCTTCAAACCAAGATCACCCTTTTGGTTTGCAAGATATTCTAGTTTCTCTAGGACTTCTTTCATCCCAAATtcaattttcttattaaatGAAGTGAAAATAGAGTTGAAGATATTTGATACCTTGTAAGTACAGGTTTGAGGTTTGGATTGAGCTTTGACTTGGCATCTGGTGAGTTTATAGTCTATTTCACCCAAAAGATCCTCTGCATCAAAGACAGCCTCTTTGACAGCAAAAAGCCATGCTTTGACGTGTGGATCTGTGAACTGCTTGAGTTCAGCATCATCAGCGAGAGCATTGATGGAATGCAGTTTGATGTTCAAATTGGCGAGGAGCTTCTCATCAAGTTTTCTTCCACGAAAGAAGTCCAGAAGTTGAGGAGAAGTCAGCTTGTCGAATGCAACCTGAAGAAAGGCGGAAAGAAGAGCACCACCAACAAGTTCTGCTGCCATGGTAGGAAGGAGTTGGAAATGAAGTGAATGGAAGTGTGTGATTTGAAATGGACAGTGATTAAGTGCAAGGAATCTTTCTCTTTGATGGCTGCTCAACCAAGACCTTTTTTAAGTCTTCCCATCAATggtttctgataaaaaaaatattcacagCTGTAATCCATGAATGGATGTCTCACAATAAGATGCAATAAACAAATATGCCTCGTAAACTTTCATATTCTCTAACTTCagatatattataattaagcATATCTATTTTATGTctacgttttttttttttttgttaatgatCCGATTTGTTTCTTAATGTATGTTGttggattttattttataatatttatactttGTTTATGAATTTCCAGGCTAGCTTAATTAGTTACCGTTTGTAACGTATGAGGTGTTTTTTAGAACTTGTGTAAATAGGGACAGAATGAAATAAGATGGTGGGATACTTAAAGGGTCTTATAAAGCTAGATAtttattcttaaataaataagatatgTTTTTGGTAGTGGAAATATAGTGTTCTATTGATGGCGATATTAAAGATATAAAAAGATTTTACCAGCACCTCAAAACATTTTGCATTTTGACAAATTTTtggaagaagttactataaAAATGTcgaagaatatttttaaaagtttggcATAATATAATACTGTGACGACTAGAATAATAAAACTGTGCAAAGTTCCATGTattagatgttttttttttcttaagattCTATTGTTGCTAAATATCATCAATTGCTTTTTCATGATGATGAAGATGCCAAGGAACCCTTGTCACTGTTGTTTGAAACCTGCTTCTGTGATGAAGTCAAAATTTGTGTTTCTGATACATGCGTTACCATGATGAAAAAGACTTGTTTTTTATGTTcttcaatataaaattttagCACGTTAAAAATTAGCACCTGAATTggacattttattattattttaactccATCCTCAGTTCAAttactataatttttaatttcatatattttactaatttaataaatgtttacacatatatatatatatatatactacagGTCTGTATAATGCATGAATGGAGTTAGCTAGACCCAGCAACAGCCCCAATATCTTCTTCCAAGTCTTCATACATACTTTAGCACTTATGTTTTAAGATCCCACTGGAAAGCATGAACATAAACTGTCTATAACAGTTCTCTGTTGTATCATTATAGCAGTAATAATTCTTCCTAGTAATTCAGATTCTGGAACCTTCTCTGTTTCTTTCATCATACTGTTTCAACCCTTGCAAGAAGATCTTGGCAAGAAAAACCCAATCAACACCACATGCTCCTTTTACAAGGGAAGTTCTGCCATATAAAAGAACATGGAAGTTCACACAATCAGTGAAATAAAATGCAAGATAATTTAATCAACAAGTTCCTCTCAATAGTGAACCAAATTGGAACTAAGTG
This region includes:
- the LOC137836562 gene encoding putative disease resistance RPP13-like protein 1, translating into MHFGELKNLQVLSTFFVDRNSELGTKQLGGLNLHGRLSINDVQNILNPLDALEANVKDKHLVELELDWKSDHIPDDPRKEKEVLQNLQPSNLLENLSMRNYSGTEFPSWVFDNSLSNLVFLKLEDCKYCLCLPPLGLLSSLKTLEIEGFDGIVSVGAEFYGSNSSFASLDCLEFQNMKEWEEWECKTTSFPRLRQLLVFKCPKLKGTKVVVSDELRISGNSMDTSHTDGIFRLHFFPKLCSLKLIDCQNLRRISQEYAHNHLMNLYIHDCPQFKSFLFPKPMEIRFSSLTALYITKCPEVELFPDRGFPLNIKEMSLSCLKLIASLRESLKCLESLCIGNLDVEFFPDEVLLPPSITSLRINHCPNLKKMHYKGLCHLSSLTLLNCPSLQSLPAEGLPKSISSLAIWDCPLLKERCQNPDGEDWTKIAHIQELDVW
- the LOC137836686 gene encoding putative disease resistance RPP13-like protein 1; the encoded protein is MAAELVGGALLSAFLQVAFDKLTSPQLLDFFRGRKLDEKLLANLNIKLHSINALADDAELKQFTDPHVKAWLFAVKEAVFDAEDLLGEIDYKLTRCQVKAQSKPQTCTYKVSNIFNSIFTSFNKKIEFGMKEVLEKLEYLANQKGDLGLKEGTYSGDGSGSNVPLKLPSSSLVVESVIYGRDADKDIIINWLTSETDNPNHPSILSIVGMGGLGKTTLAQHVYSDPKIEDAKFDIKAWVCVSDHFHVLTVTRQILEAITNKKDDSGNLEMVHKNLKEKLSGKKFLLVLDDVWNERPAEWEAVRTPLSYGAPGSRILVTTRSEKVASSMRSKVHLLKQLGEDECWKVFENHALKDGDLELNDELKEIGGRIVERCKGLPLALKTIGCLLRTKSSVSDWKNILESEIWELPKEHSEIIPALFLSYRYLPSHLKRCFAYCALFPKDYEFVKEELILLWMAQNFLQSPQHIRHPEEVGEEYFNDLLSRSFFQHSGFGRRFLMHDLMNDLAKYVCADFCFRLKFDKGQCIQKTTRHFSFDFDDVKSFDGFGSLTDAKRLRSFLPISQVLTHDWNFKISLHDLFSKIKFIRVLSFFGCSDIREVPDSVADLKHLHSLDLSRTTIQSYLTQYVCSITY